A part of Planococcus sp. MB-3u-03 genomic DNA contains:
- a CDS encoding PucR family transcriptional regulator, which produces MQLTVQDVLDYELLEGAVVRTAKEYAHARPVHWVSVMEMPVENFVRRNELVLTTAMGCKNELETFRGFVQDIIDSGAAALMIAMGRHVFEIPKEIAEMAEEQAFLLIELPWELRFSTVIEEVMIDLNDLHRQERQRSEQVQQDLLKLILADAELEKIAAYIRRELDNALLITDAHGVVQAAAGFSRAKLEEWEQQVSQGLFPIRQAASKGNRDPMIQKFRRGELGGRRIVQVPVLQVSEEAQGYLFVELPENAGDGRLDVFSVHVLEHAATTISLWRSRQNAVEETKAALRMDFVRELANGEFTTKEQAASRARALGYDLELPYIGLAGSPENLRELFGRRKPDHSSYTDWSKSMIAYIEEEIHYAAHAMKRTVMTGYVDGYLIIFLEKPPESGQENQINFWI; this is translated from the coding sequence ATGCAGCTGACCGTGCAGGATGTTTTGGATTATGAATTGCTGGAAGGAGCGGTCGTCCGGACAGCCAAAGAATATGCACATGCGCGGCCCGTGCACTGGGTGTCTGTCATGGAAATGCCGGTGGAGAATTTCGTACGCCGCAATGAGCTGGTATTGACGACTGCGATGGGATGTAAAAATGAGTTGGAGACATTTCGCGGATTTGTCCAGGACATCATCGATTCTGGGGCAGCGGCCCTCATGATCGCGATGGGGCGGCACGTTTTTGAAATTCCCAAAGAGATTGCAGAAATGGCCGAAGAGCAGGCATTCCTGCTCATTGAACTGCCGTGGGAGCTGCGCTTCTCAACGGTCATCGAAGAAGTGATGATCGATTTGAACGATTTGCACCGTCAAGAGCGGCAGCGATCAGAGCAAGTGCAGCAGGATTTATTGAAATTGATCTTGGCGGATGCGGAATTGGAGAAAATAGCTGCCTATATCCGCCGCGAACTCGACAATGCGCTGCTCATTACGGATGCACACGGTGTCGTACAAGCAGCAGCCGGTTTTTCACGTGCCAAACTGGAAGAATGGGAACAGCAGGTCAGTCAAGGGCTTTTCCCGATTCGCCAAGCGGCCTCGAAAGGAAACCGTGACCCGATGATCCAGAAATTCCGCAGGGGCGAATTGGGTGGCCGAAGGATCGTCCAAGTCCCGGTGCTCCAAGTATCAGAGGAAGCTCAGGGTTATCTATTCGTCGAACTGCCGGAAAATGCAGGCGATGGGCGTCTTGATGTCTTTTCGGTTCACGTGCTGGAGCATGCGGCAACGACCATTTCCTTATGGCGCTCAAGGCAAAATGCAGTCGAAGAGACAAAAGCGGCGCTGCGCATGGATTTCGTCCGCGAACTTGCCAATGGGGAATTCACGACCAAAGAGCAGGCGGCTTCCCGTGCCCGCGCACTCGGCTATGACCTGGAGCTCCCATATATTGGACTGGCGGGCAGCCCGGAGAATTTACGTGAATTATTTGGACGCCGAAAGCCGGATCATAGTTCGTATACTGATTGGTCGAAAAGCATGATTGCCTATATCGAAGAAGAAATCCATTACGCGGCCCATGCCATGAAACGCACGGTGATGACGGGTTATGTAGACGGGTATTTGATCATCTTCCTGGAAAAGCCACCCGAAAGCGGGCAGGAAAACCAGATCAATTTTTGGATTTGA
- a CDS encoding helix-turn-helix domain-containing protein, with the protein MDYRDTRADRLLLQLAKTEGMKDIIESTIQPLVDYDQQRQMDLIGTFSAYNHYQGNVSQTARALNLHRQSLLYRLRKIESLTGLSLVDPDDLFLLELCVRTHRIRASEPNDA; encoded by the coding sequence ATGGATTACCGCGATACCCGCGCAGACCGGCTGCTATTGCAATTGGCCAAAACCGAAGGGATGAAAGACATCATCGAGTCGACGATCCAGCCGCTTGTCGATTACGACCAGCAGCGGCAAATGGATCTGATCGGCACTTTTTCGGCCTATAACCATTATCAAGGAAATGTTAGCCAAACGGCGCGTGCCTTGAACTTGCATCGCCAATCGCTGCTATACCGCTTGCGCAAAATCGAGTCATTGACAGGGTTATCGCTTGTCGACCCGGACGATTTGTTTCTATTGGAATTATGCGTCCGCACCCATCGCATCCGTGCCTCTGAACCGAACGACGCTTGA
- a CDS encoding M24 family metallopeptidase, producing the protein MSFGTAEYQGRIRNTKQRMADKGIEVLLITDPANMNYLSGYDAWSFYVHQMLIVIEDEDQPIWVGRIMDANGAKITTWLYPDNIIAYPEIYVQTELRHPMDFVAEILTQIGQDRRSIGVEMDSYYFTAKCFASLQKGLPNARFHDATSLVNWVRLVKSDTEIVYMKRAARFSEKAMAAGMEMIGEGVRECDVAARILEVQVSGTKEHGGDYPSIMPLLPTGERTAAPHLTWTDKRYKQGESVTLELSGCYKRYHSPLARTVFIGTPDAELQHLADVTTEGINECLAMIKPGIYLEEICATWTKTIARYGFEKEARIGYPVGLNYPPDWGEHTASIRMGDRTILEPNMAFHMIPAMWFDDSGFEVSETFRVTETGCETLANMPRGLFTKGHLIGYQGGA; encoded by the coding sequence ATGTCGTTTGGAACTGCAGAGTATCAGGGGCGTATCAGAAATACGAAACAGCGGATGGCAGACAAAGGCATTGAAGTGCTGCTCATCACCGATCCTGCCAATATGAATTATTTATCTGGATATGATGCTTGGTCGTTCTATGTACACCAGATGCTCATTGTCATTGAAGACGAAGATCAGCCAATATGGGTTGGCCGCATTATGGATGCAAATGGAGCGAAGATCACTACTTGGCTTTATCCCGACAACATCATTGCCTATCCAGAAATCTACGTCCAAACAGAATTGCGCCACCCGATGGATTTCGTAGCGGAAATCTTGACGCAAATCGGCCAGGACCGGCGTTCGATCGGCGTTGAAATGGATAGTTATTACTTTACCGCGAAATGTTTTGCCAGTCTGCAAAAAGGGCTGCCGAATGCCCGTTTTCACGATGCCACCTCCTTGGTCAATTGGGTAAGGTTAGTGAAATCCGATACCGAAATCGTCTACATGAAACGTGCGGCACGTTTTTCAGAAAAAGCGATGGCAGCAGGCATGGAAATGATTGGGGAAGGTGTCCGTGAATGCGACGTCGCGGCGAGGATACTTGAAGTACAAGTGAGCGGCACGAAAGAACACGGCGGCGATTATCCATCGATCATGCCGCTTTTGCCGACGGGTGAACGGACAGCAGCTCCCCACCTCACGTGGACCGACAAGCGCTATAAACAAGGAGAATCGGTCACGCTAGAATTATCGGGTTGTTATAAACGTTATCATTCGCCGCTGGCACGCACCGTGTTTATCGGGACGCCTGATGCAGAGCTTCAGCATCTTGCGGATGTGACGACAGAAGGCATCAACGAATGCCTGGCGATGATCAAGCCGGGCATATACTTGGAAGAAATCTGTGCCACTTGGACAAAAACGATCGCCCGTTACGGTTTTGAAAAAGAAGCACGCATCGGCTATCCGGTGGGCTTGAACTACCCGCCCGACTGGGGCGAGCATACCGCAAGCATCCGGATGGGCGACCGCACGATACTTGAGCCGAACATGGCCTTCCATATGATTCCGGCGATGTGGTTCGATGATTCGGGATTTGAAGTGAGCGAAACCTTCCGCGTGACGGAAACCGGCTGTGAAACGCTGGCGAATATGCCGCGCGGCTTGTTCACGAAAGGGCATTTGATCGGCTATCAAGGCGGTGCCTGA
- a CDS encoding cystathionine gamma-synthase family protein, translating into MTNNKIHQSTQAVWGGEKDYLVHGASQVPVVLSVAYTYDDMDEWYDVAIGKKKGHIYGRNTNPTVQAFEDKVKLLEGAESATSFSTGMAAISNTLATFLVPGDRIVSIKDTYGGTNKIFTEFLPRQQIDVALVDTGDHEAIEAELKKGCKILYLETPTNPTVKITDIARMAKAGHEVGALVIIDNTFGTPINQNPLEDGVDLVLHSATKFLGGHADALGGVLVGSHELVEQVYHYREINGATMDPMAAYLLLRGMKTLHLRIREQSKNAMALAKYLQTKDIVEDVFYPGLETHPNHDIAKRQMKGFGGMLSFSVKGGVDTVRDLLPKLQYANRAANLGAVETTVGPARTTSHVECTPEERAAMGIPEGLIRVSCGIEEIEDIINDFEQAFQHVETVMNV; encoded by the coding sequence ATGACTAACAACAAAATCCATCAATCAACACAAGCAGTCTGGGGCGGGGAAAAAGATTATTTGGTACACGGGGCATCGCAAGTGCCGGTCGTCTTGAGCGTGGCCTATACGTACGACGATATGGATGAATGGTACGACGTTGCGATTGGCAAGAAAAAAGGCCATATTTATGGGCGCAATACGAACCCGACCGTTCAGGCTTTCGAAGACAAAGTGAAATTGCTCGAAGGCGCGGAATCGGCGACCAGCTTCTCAACGGGCATGGCAGCCATTAGCAATACGCTTGCGACTTTTCTCGTGCCTGGCGACCGCATCGTCTCGATCAAAGATACTTACGGCGGCACGAATAAAATTTTCACGGAATTCCTGCCACGCCAGCAAATCGATGTTGCACTCGTCGATACTGGTGATCATGAGGCAATTGAAGCGGAACTCAAAAAGGGCTGCAAGATCCTCTATTTGGAAACGCCGACCAACCCGACTGTCAAAATCACGGACATTGCACGCATGGCAAAAGCAGGTCACGAAGTAGGGGCGCTGGTCATTATCGACAACACATTCGGCACACCGATTAACCAGAATCCGCTTGAAGATGGCGTCGATCTCGTTCTCCACAGCGCGACTAAATTCCTCGGGGGGCATGCGGATGCGCTCGGCGGTGTACTGGTCGGATCGCATGAACTTGTCGAACAGGTTTATCATTACCGCGAAATCAACGGCGCGACGATGGACCCGATGGCTGCTTACCTGCTACTGCGCGGCATGAAAACTTTGCATTTGCGCATCCGCGAACAAAGCAAGAACGCCATGGCGCTCGCCAAGTATTTGCAGACGAAAGACATCGTCGAAGACGTCTTTTATCCAGGGCTCGAAACGCATCCGAACCATGATATCGCGAAACGCCAAATGAAAGGCTTCGGCGGCATGCTGAGCTTTTCCGTAAAAGGCGGCGTCGACACTGTGCGTGATTTGCTGCCGAAACTCCAATATGCGAACCGTGCCGCAAATCTCGGGGCGGTCGAGACGACTGTCGGCCCGGCGCGTACGACAAGCCATGTGGAATGCACACCGGAAGAACGCGCCGCTATGGGCATCCCAGAAGGTTTGATCCGCGTTTCTTGCGGCATCGAGGAAATCGAAGACATCATCAACGATTTTGAGCAGGCATTCCAGCACGTCGAAACGGTGATGAACGTCTAA
- a CDS encoding M20 metallopeptidase family protein has product MQDKDRLLKEAEKMNEKLSEWRRTLHQFPELSFQEFETADFIASVLATIDGITVERGIGFETSVIATLGKGEGPVIALRADIDALPIDEANTCDYRSKTPGIMHACGHDAHAAILLGTASLLADYFQDKPLGGTVKFIFQPAEEMIDEESMSGSPYLLQAGAYDEAELAIALHMCPWLPVGAVQMHDGISMANVDVFHGSIHGTGGHGAYPELGSDPTWMLGLILQALHGIVPRKVSALEPAVVSVGQIHAGTASNIIPHEVQVEGTVRSYSASTRDLLETEIRDAFALAKHLGGDYSFHYQRGEPALINDRHVNEQITKAIQKTDPSIKFIHQAFGMGGEDFAYVTQQLPGAMFFLGCSLDDRIERDLHTPHFDIDERSLPLGAAILANAAIEFFT; this is encoded by the coding sequence ATGCAGGACAAAGATAGACTTCTGAAAGAAGCGGAAAAGATGAACGAAAAGCTTAGCGAATGGCGGCGGACGCTGCACCAATTTCCGGAGCTGAGCTTCCAGGAATTCGAGACAGCGGATTTTATCGCATCTGTTTTGGCGACTATCGATGGCATTACCGTCGAACGGGGGATCGGCTTTGAGACGAGCGTAATCGCAACCCTCGGAAAAGGCGAGGGCCCGGTAATAGCACTGCGTGCGGATATCGATGCTTTACCCATCGACGAAGCGAATACATGCGATTACCGGTCGAAAACTCCAGGAATTATGCACGCCTGCGGGCACGATGCGCATGCCGCCATCCTGCTCGGCACCGCTTCGCTTCTCGCGGACTACTTTCAGGACAAGCCATTGGGCGGAACGGTCAAGTTCATTTTCCAGCCGGCAGAAGAAATGATTGACGAAGAGTCCATGTCAGGCTCACCGTATCTGTTGCAAGCGGGTGCTTACGACGAAGCGGAGCTGGCGATTGCTCTTCACATGTGCCCATGGCTACCAGTCGGTGCAGTCCAAATGCATGACGGCATCAGCATGGCGAACGTCGATGTGTTTCATGGGTCGATTCATGGAACCGGGGGGCATGGTGCCTACCCAGAACTCGGCAGCGACCCGACTTGGATGCTCGGCCTCATTTTGCAGGCGCTGCATGGCATCGTGCCGCGGAAAGTATCCGCACTCGAACCCGCAGTCGTCAGTGTCGGGCAAATCCATGCAGGAACTGCCAGCAATATAATCCCGCACGAAGTTCAAGTGGAAGGCACTGTGCGAAGCTATTCAGCCAGCACGCGTGATCTGCTCGAAACGGAAATCCGCGATGCATTCGCACTCGCGAAACATCTGGGCGGCGATTATTCCTTCCATTACCAGCGGGGAGAGCCTGCGTTAATCAATGATCGCCATGTGAATGAACAGATCACAAAAGCTATCCAAAAAACGGATCCATCTATAAAGTTCATTCATCAGGCGTTCGGCATGGGAGGCGAAGACTTCGCTTATGTCACGCAGCAGTTGCCGGGGGCAATGTTTTTCCTCGGCTGTTCGCTGGATGACCGAATCGAGCGGGATTTGCATACGCCGCATTTCGATATCGATGAACGCAGTTTGCCGCTGGGCGCTGCCATTTTAGCGAACGCGGCAATCGAGTTTTTCACTTGA